The Solea senegalensis isolate Sse05_10M linkage group LG4, IFAPA_SoseM_1, whole genome shotgun sequence genome includes a region encoding these proteins:
- the LOC122767682 gene encoding zinc metalloproteinase nas-14-like encodes MWTVLVVLVLLTAGYKAAAYDNELNSVLGKFCPEGNVVSGIESAYNDNNKDRQWTIGCRPLVGVSKCSWSGFFDLNQQELKYNCPADHVINAVYSIYDTSTQDRKWNFQCCSNTTLITFECRETSTMNYFGEHFSWTVPGESVLTGVSTHGKNADGDHRWSYSYCRAVIVDSETSASELFAANTADSLTDDDVVTSTKNSPSCDDCLWSNVNGLVQVPYTISDAFTSNEKTIIEKAINEFHLSTCVRFVPRTSQINYVSIVKKTGCLSKIGRSGGMQELSLGAGCTSKGIIQHELMHALGIQHEQSRSDRDIYVRINLDNVNTDYQSNFRRLDTINVNVPYDYSSLMHYGRKDFSKNGQDTVTPLIASASIGQRIGMTENDFLKINKLYSCKNYLHKSGEWDSEVGQSFTRQCPEGQAVSSITSAYVKAKQDRHWGVTCKAFQNTKICRWSAYVNEYSKAFNFECGDNEVIAGVHSEFSSLVYDRKWKFYCCKASFSLFNCNSDPFVNYYSEYFSWKVASASFLKAVTSIFDPNTGDRRWKFSYCQSKVE; translated from the exons ATGTGGACTGTTCTTGTGGTTCTTGTCCTCTTGACAG CTGGATACAAAGCAGCGGCCTATGACAACGAACTCAACTCTGTGTTGGGGAAGTTCTGTCCTGAAGGCAACGTCGTGTCAGGGATAGAAag CGCctacaatgacaacaacaaagatcgCCAGTGGACGATCGGATGCAGGCCTCTTGTAGGCGTTTCCAAATGCAGCTGGTCTGGGTTTTTCGATCTAAATCAGCAAGAACTCAAATACAACTGCCCTGCTGATCATGTCATTAACGCCGTCTACAGCATTTATGACACTTCTACtcaagacaggaa GTGGAATTTCCAGTGTTGCAGTAATACAACACTGATCACCTTTGAATGTCGGGAAACATCAACGATGAACTACTTCGGAGAGCACTTCAGCTGGACTGTGCCTGGAGAGAGCGTCCTGACCGGCGTCAGCACACATGGCAAGAACGCTGACGG AGATCATCGCTGGAGTTACAGCTACTGCAGAGCGGTGATCGTTG ATTCAGAGACGTCCGCGTCAGAACTCTTTGCTGCAAACACAGCAGATTCTCTCACTGACGACGATGTTGTCACATCGACAAAGAATTCACCGTCCTGTGATGACTGCTTGTGGTCAAACGTAAACGGACTGGTCCAAGTTCCATACACAATAAGTGACGCCTTTACCAGCAATGAAAAGACCATCATCGAAAAAGCCATCAATGAATTCCACCTGAGCACATGTGTGCGCTTCGTCCCTCGCACGAGTCAGATCAACTACGTCAGCATTGTGAAGAAAACAGGATGTTTGTCAAAGATTGGTCGAAGTGGAGGGATGCAGGAGTTATCTCTCGGGGCCGGCTGCACATCAAAGGGCATCATTCAGCACGAGTTAATGCACGCGCTCGGCATCCAGCACGAGCAGAGTCGATCCGACAGAGACATCTACGTCAGGATCAACTTGGACAACGTCAACACTGATTACCAAAGTAACTTTCGGCGCCTGGACACGATCAACGTCAACGTCCCGTACGACTACTCGTCTTTGATGCATTACGGACGCAAAGACTTCTCAAAGAACGGACAGGACACCGTCACACCTTTGATCGCCTCAGCATCCATCGGCCAGAGGATCGGTATGACAGAGAATGACTTTCTGAAGATCAACAAGCTTTACAGCTGCA AGAACTACCTCCATAAGAGCGGAGAGTGGGACAGTGAGGTGGGGCAGAGTTTCACTCGCCAGTGTCCCGAGGGCCAAGCTGTTTCCAGCATCACCAG CGCCTACGTCAAAGCTAAACAAGATCGACACTGGGGGGTCACGTGCAAGGCTTTCCAGAACACCAAGATATGCCGTTGGTCAGCTTATGTGAACGAGTACTCGAAGGCCTTTAACTTTGAATGTGGAGACAACGAAGTGATCGCTGGCGTCCACAGTGAATTCAGCAGTTTGGTGtatgacaggaa GTGGAAGTTTTACTGCTGCAAAGCCTCTTTCAGCCTCTTCAACTGTAATTCCGACCCATTCGTCAACTACTACAGCGAGTACTTCAGCTGGAAGGTCGCCAGCGCCAGCTTCCTCAAAGCCGTGACGAGCATTTTTGATCCAAACACAGG cGATCGTCGATGGAAGTTCTCGTACTGCCAGAGTAAAGTGGAATGA